A region of the Thamnophis elegans isolate rThaEle1 chromosome 1, rThaEle1.pri, whole genome shotgun sequence genome:
ctaccggtttggcccagttcggctgaaatGGTAGTGGTtttgtggcctgggtcgctggaatcggcagcgacccaggcctgccatgccccaaaaTGGGTAGTCCTATGGCGGTGCCATCCtgattttttaaatgcaaatgcaaaGTGAGCAAAGCGCGCACGCACAAAGTCTTTTGCATGCCGAACCAGCAATAATACCGATGGCAACCCAGCCCTGATCAGGACCTATATCTAAAAGTGTTTTCTAGGAGTTATTATATTAAAATCTGTTCTTTAATTAATGGAAGTTCATTTTCAGTGATGGAAATGCAGTACACCAAGATTCtcaacagataaaattaaatcttACAAGCCAGACCACAGAAGCCACTTAGgtcagttttgtttgttttgtctagCAAAAACTTTAAAGATGCCTGAAACCACCTTAGTGTGGTGCGAAGGATTTAAATCTAACTCCATTACAACTCAATGGATTTACCGTAATATAGTAAGGAAGAGAGATGCTACAGACACTACTAACACTAATATTGCCCAAGCATTTAAACATTGTTTAAAAAGGAAGTAGTTGCAGTTTAAATCTCTACTACTGTAAATCTATTATGAAACTAGTAATATATAtcataaagaaaacagaaagtacTTTATTATTTCTTAGTGACTCCCTATTAAAGAAATAGAGGCCTTGACTCCTTTGTTAAACTGAGCAAATACTAAGCTGAATATCTTAAATAATAAACGACAAGCTGCTTTTCATCATAGGTCCATTCAAAATTAACTCAGATGAATAAAATAAACTGACATTTGATATAAATATCACATCTTAACTCATGTGGTATATTTCTACCTCAAAGACAAATACAAAAATGTAACTTGAAAGAAAAACATTCAGTGGCAAAAACTTGATCTGAATAATACAATGTAATGTTGACTTCCCAAAGAAACCTGGGCTATGGGTCCAGAATAAAGGGCTCTACTTGCAGAAGGAAATGTAATCCAGGAGATCTTCCTGTTAATGAAAAATGTAGAGGTAAAATATTTTTAGCCAACCCAAATTTTTAATTCTTCTCCTGCCAAACTTTGTTTGAGGAAATCTGCAACTACTTAGAATAATTTTTCGGGAGGCAAGGAATTGTTGACAAATTCATTTGATCAACCTGGACAACTGAAGCTCCTGAAAGAATTCCAGTCAGAGGagctcctgtttttttaaaaaaactcatatTTAGTGATTATACATTTTTGAACACTTATATGACAGTCTTATtcatattaaggtaaaggtttccctcacacatatatgctaatcgtttctgactctaggggatggtgctcatctccatttcaaagccaaagagccagtgctgttcgaagacgtctccgtagtcatgtggctggcatgactaaactctgaagccacacggaacactgttacattcccaccaaaggtagtccctatttttctacttgcattttttacatgctttcgaactgctaagttggcagaagctgggacaagtaacaggagctcaccccattatgcggcgctagagattcggAACGCCGAACTTTCAATCGAtatgctcagcgtcttagccactgcgtcccaccCTTAATCATATTACTCAGAAGTTATTCCTGTTATTAATGGCCTTAACTTCCAGTTTGCTGTGTGCTGGAGTGCAACTGCAGTCCTTAAATGAACATTCTTGCTTAGTTCTGTTGCATGAATTATATAGCTCTGCAGGGCTTCAGATTTGAAGGAAAAGTGTGATTCTGAACAAGCAAGGCTATTTCTGTAGCATCTGTCACAATTCTTCATGTAGTTTCATTTTTCCCCAGAAACACTAAGTTTCCTCCAGGCAGCTGGAGCACCATCTCCAGAGAAATCCTATTGTGTTTAAGGTGTTGTAGAGAAGGATACACCCCCTCACATTCCAGAGAATCTTTTTTCCTTAAATCTGAGACCTTGTACAGCCCTAGTATATACAGTAACATACATGTCCTTAAATTTCAGATGTATAGAAAGATgcacaaaatatttaaattatgttTCATGTGTACAAAAACTCAACCCAGTGGCAGATCAGTCTTTATTATAATAACCAGTTAGTATGCAATCTCATTCAATACAAATTTTGATTTCAAAATACAAAATTTGATTAAAGTTGGCTATATTTAATTAGCTATTTAGGCTTAACAGCAGTCTACTCTTTGCTTTAAAAGTCTATGCTTCAGTCACTCtaccttcatttttatttatctataggaaataaaaatacataaattaatAACCAGACCATAGGTAAATATATCACcatttaaaagcatttaaaactcAGCAACATGCTGACATTACTGCATCTATGAGCAAAACGAAAGTAACCAGAAAGAACTTTTTCTGGGAATCACATACCATCTTGTACTACAACTATAGCCACTGGCAAGATAAGAAAACTTGTTATGGTATTACTATGTTACTCTGTTACAAAGAAGGTTgttgttattactattactatgtttttaatttttttacaccTCAATTGCAATCAACACTAAGTAATTCACAAGTCAAACCATATGCCGTAAGATATTGTGTATTACAATGCAGACTTCAAGAAAGAGTACCTTTTGACTCTGCAATTCATTGTTAGACaaccaattatttttttctacatgTAGATCATGAATATTTTATAGATATTATCCAACATCTGAAGATACAAGGAGCTAATTTAAGGAAATTTTCTGTGATGcacagcttttaaaaaataaccttAGCACATTTTATCCCCAATATAAGAGAAATCCCGTTTTCTCACTCATTAATTCTGACAGCAATGAGGAAGAAAGTCCACAGCCTACAGGGGTAATTGGTGAGACACTAAGATATAAAGTCTCTCAAAGTAGATGCCACTGTAATTTAGAGCGTATGCATTGCCACTCTGAAACACATTCAGCTGACATTTAATACCAGTATAAAATGTTATAATGCTTCATCATTTCTCCATGTGCCATTTCCCTGCAATAGCACTAACTCCACCAATCTCCCTCTTGCTTCCTAGACAATCTATAGTATCCTCAGTTCTTCCTTTCAAAGTAACCAGCTTGGCTTTCTGCTGATGTTGGTAAGCAGTAAACctcattaagcgaatcacttgttaagtcagtaacacgtttgttaagcaaatttggatttcccattgactttgcttgtcagaaggtaccAAAAATCAACCACATGAACCTCAGGACGCTGCAACCATTggaagtatgaatcagttgccaagcacctgaattttgaacatatgactatgaggatgctgtaGAAGTCATATAAGAGTAAAAAGTGTCCctgagtcattttttcagtgccatcttaACTTGGAACAGCCACTAAACCAGTagttcccaacatggggcccacagccccacaaggggggggggatttgatttttaatgggggtaaTTTGAACCttctttaaaccaagttaattgtcttttaggcttcctctgtgtgagtagagttcactttttgagtaaagtaagaattatatgtcatggaGGGGAGACAATCAGGATTTTAAAAGTGCTTAAGTGGgttatgcccccccccaaaaaggttgggaaccactgcactaaacgAACCacggtaagtcgaggactacctgtagtacccCCACCTGATCTGTTCTGAATTAGGCTCTTAATCTGTCCTGCAAAGTTCCAGGAGGGAAACACCATCACTTTTCCATGCTCAGGCCTTTTGCTCCAGCCCAACTCATCCGGCTCAGAAGACAGCTGACAGTGACAGGCCCGGCCCTCCTAATCTTTTTCCTCTGCCACTGACCATTAGGCAGACCGGCCTATAAAAAGTTTTCCTCCAAAACAAGGCCTTCCCCCGTTCATCATCACAGACCTCTCTATCCCTATAGCCCCTTCGCATGCGCCAGGCTCCGAGGGGGACACACAGCCAGACTAccatccccttccccttcccttctgccAGTTCCTGTATGCCCTTCCCACCCCCGGCTAGGCTTTGACTGCTGGGCCGCGCTCTCtgcctgggggaggggggtgttaggGAATCAAGAGGacggggttttttttggggggggggggagttaagcGAATGAAAGGCAGAGAGAAACGTACCGCAGACTGAAAGCTCGGCTGCTCTTCCTGCaatgagagaagagagagagacagagaggagagagatccaGGCGTTACTGTCAGCGCCGCTCAGCCAAGCCGCGCCCGCCGCTGCCTGACAATCTCCGCCTGAGCGAccgagagaaggaaggggaagagaaccCGGACGtgggaaagcgggggggggggggaatacggGAGACCAGCGAGGCACTCACGTCGCTCTCCACCTCGATGTCATCGTTGTCGCTCATCGTTGTGGCCGGCGGAGCCGTTCGGGGGTCTTCCAGGGAAGCGTTGCGGGCCGAGCCGCGGAGAGCCGCCTCCGCTGCCGCAACAACAAGCCCCCGCGCGCGGAGCAGCTttagcctcctccttctccgtcGTCGGCGTCTCCGTCGTCTCCTCCTCCAGCATCAACGGCACACGCACCTCGCACTGCACGTGACGGCTTGAGCCCCGCACCGTCCACTCACTCTCGCGTCTTGCCGCTCGGCTCGGCGAAGCCTGCTGGGAAATGGAGTCCGCTCCTGATCCGAATAAGCAGCGAGCGCCGGGGTTCTGGGACTCCGATCCCCAGAGGCCTTTACGGAGCGGCTTCTCCTCTGAGGTCACAGTCTGCGCAGTGTCCGCGCAGTGCATGACGGAAGATGAAGTCTCTGGGCAGGAAGAAGGGCTCGGTTTCCCGACAACCTGAGAAGGGGACACGTGGATCAGAGGACGGATAGCAAGATGTGTTTAAGTTTGTTTTGTTTAGGTCTATTTTGTGACTTAAAGAGCGGTTGTTGTTGTTTGGAAGGGAGAAAAACGGTGTGCTTTAAAATTGTTTCTACAAACTAAATCggatttaataataataacaacaacaataacaacaacaaaaacaaaataaacaaaaaacgaGACTTGATGAATAGTAACACTTAGAAACCAGCAGAGGAAGCATTTCCTGTTGCTATTCAGTAACAAGCAGGAAAGTTGTCCCACACCCaatgaaaacatttcagaaggagATTCCAATCTAAAGTTGCTTGACTGAGTTGAAAATGTTTGTCATTTATTGTGCAAACAGTATCCCTTTTAAACTATTTCTATGtactgttgggagaaatgtccttctgggttggcTCCAAGTgtgaaaaaagacactggagacatggaggctgcttggaaagtggtttaatggtggacaggaccacatggcttgagtcctgaacagaagaGGTTATCACATTGTAAGAAGTTACCACccaaccctctcctagaaaaatgaaatagcctaggaaatattgaaaaggcagaatattacatttccctggatgtgaaaaggaagaaacatgtttcaaagacagagtagctccctgcagcttcctgcccatcccccttttcaATGGGCCCTTAAGATGCCCAAGCccgtcccttttacataataaagagttctcctcttcagctccagggtgatgggattaaggcatgataggattagccctttacccactccccacatggcatctgagaactcaaccaaacctggattcaaaacacagcctagagagttgcccctgcatggcaccatgggagtctgacaaccaaataGAGTacaattattcttttttaaaaaaataattatcaaggaaatatttttttatctgacctttttttaaaagcattcatTTTCTTTACTGAGAAAGGAAGTGCATTTTCTAACCTGGGCACACTGAAAGTGCAACAATTGTTTTTGAGCATGTCCTATAGTATTTATTGTTAACAGTATGGTTAAGCTTTAGAAAACATTGCTATATGACAAGGTAATGTTTCTGTGTATCAGAATTTTGTCCCCACATGGCTTGTTATAATTAGTGTACAGGCTTATATTAATTTCCCAGCTTGTGGTGTGCCTCTAATTAATATTTCTGCTATGTATAGAGATTGTGTGTTTTTTGGTTGTGAGTAGATGTGAGAGTAGATGACCTGTGACTTGTTGGGTCATAATTTCAGAAATGTTTtcttaccagattcctcaatgcTTTCAACTTTGGTAGAGTTTCTAATGCAATTGAAAAGTTAGTTAAAAACTTCTTAAAAATTCCAGGAGATATTCAGAGATCTCTGCCTTGAAAGTAGCCCATGTTGAACTGTATAACAGTCAAACATCAGGAGTTGACCGCAGAAagtgtttcatgacattttttatTACATCatgttttattatctttctttattttataaaatttgcacCAAATTTCAGTTTCATGGGAGTCATGGATCCCAAATTTTGGATGTACTTTGTAAACTAGTCCATCTGAGGTACTTGGTAGAAAAACTTCTGCCCTATGATGTACCATTTCGCCCAGTTAAAGATTACAGGCACAAGAATTTTAGGAATATATAGATTCTGTTCTACAGATACTAGCAATGATTATTAGTGGAATAGTAGCTTTGACAAAACTACTATTTTGGgatatgtggtggctcagtggctaagatgctgagcttgtcaatcagaaagatcggcagtttggtgattcaaatccctagcaccgcctaatggagtgagctcccattacttgtctcagcttctggccacctagcagttcgaaagtatgtaaaaatgtatgtagaaaaaataggaaccacctttggtgggaagcattctgtgtgcctttggcatttagtcatgccagccacatgaccacagaaacgtcttcggacaaccgcctcctagagttgggaatgactagcacatatgtgcaatgggaaccATATGTGTTAGTTTTGACCAAAAAGAATTTGCATAAATGTGAAGGTAATGGCCTTCTCTGTATGAAGAAGACATCGCTTCCTGTTCTGgataaaatattttgttcataGAAAAAGGACAACTCTCTAGCATCATAAGACTATTGGAATTTCATTCATAATTTAGAAATGATGCTATTAGAAAATACTTCCAAAGAATATGCCATACCAACAAAAGCTATTCTGTTTTCTCTAGTGTGGATACAACCTTGCCAGCATATGTTACTACATGGTTTTACTGGATGAACATTGGATATCAGAGAAATTAAGCCTCTGGCAATGAACTAGTACACCATTACAGATAGATTTCAGCATCTTTGATTCAAGTATCTTTGATTCAGCATAGCCTTTATtcaaaatatcataaaattataaaaattaaaaatgataatatTTCCCATGTTTTTGCAATAAGTATCCTGAGATTCTTGAGTTTTTACACAGACATATACAGACATGTATTTCATATTAAATTTTGGAGTTTTGGGAGGGAGAAAGATGATCCTAATTCTAAATTATCTTGATTTTTGCCTTATAAGGTATTAAAAAAGATCTTCTCAGTCATATTTTTCACTAGGGAAAGGAAACCCCAACATATAGTTTTTCCTTTAtgaacatttgttcagtgactgaaGTTATAGTGGTGCTGCACAAATGATACTTACCATTGGCTCCCAATATTATAGCATTTGTACTGCCCCCGCAGTCACATACTCAAAATTTGGGAGCTTGGTAGGCTGctgcatttacaaccattgcatatGATTCAATTCTCAACTCTCTATTCCCTCCCAATCTCTAGCCTTTTTCTACCCTGACTCTGCCACTGCCACCTCCCCATGCCCCCTCCCCACTATCCCAGCTGATTTTTCATATCTTCTTCCTCTTGCTGATGAAATATGCCTAGCCAAGGCAGCTACTGGACCTCCACAAGACTGTGCAAGGCCTCCCTGATGCCATGCAAGGAATTGCCGAGGCCTCATAAAGGGCCAGCAACTGCCTCATCAGGATTAGGAGGAAAATGGTCAAGGTCAAATGGGGCCCGATAGGGATAGGGAGGAGGCAGTGGGTGGGGGAAGTTGAAACCAGATGACCCAGGAAACcctactcccaccaacactgacagagaaagccattagaatataaaatgagagcaaatctCACTCCCTGCTACACTGATCATGTACCTGGTTTGGATAATGGAACATCTGCAaagaaacaatcaagctcagaagcACTCAAATGACCCATTCTTCAGACTAAAACATGGGCCCCCATTTACTAAACGTGAAAAGCAATCCGAGGACATAATTCACACAGTCTTTCCAAGGCCAAGTTAAAACATTACAGGACCAATCCTAAGAAAATGTTAGTGATGTAGCAGGAAGTTGAAATCTAAGGCACTTGAGATTCATAGTCTTTGGCACATACTGTAAGGGTCACAGTGAAAGCAAAGTAGGAACTACCCTCTGATATCCCCAACTTCTTCCGCAAAGGCCTCCCCATAGGCATGTTGTCTCCTCCGCCGAGGGCAGTATGGTGAGCCATCAGGTTCATTgccttctgcctctgcctccctctgctcgccctcttcctcttctttctctgaaTCAGTTGCATCAGAGTTCTCCTCCTCCAGGTAGCGGTAACCTCGCACTTTGTGGCGAGGCTTGGGAATCTTAGGGAGACGGTGGGGAACACTCTGGGATATCTTACGTTCCATCCATACGTAGAAGAACACGGCAGCAACCAAAGTAACAAGCAGGATGGATAATTTAGCCTGGAAGGAAGAGCCTCTGTTAGTTACCAAACAGCAAAATTCAGGTGCTCCTGTATTTTGTCCTGAACCTTGTCCAGAAGGAAGAGAGGATTCAAAGTTGCACAAAATACCTTGCCTTGCTTTCGAGTTTTTCTCTTTTATTGCCAAGTGTGAAGGAATGCAAATATAATCAAGGCAAAGTTGAGTTTCTTTCTAATGCTTTTCTCTTTCTCAGGCAGAGTAGTCTTTTCTGTCAGTTTTGCCTTAATGGTTTCAttatttcacccttcccaggtcaGGTTCACACTAGACTGAAaaaattcttctcctttcccaCTTTATGTCTTATTCTTTGACATTTtaccaaagaataaaataatctgCTCTATCCTTTGACCTGTAGAATTCTCTTGCCCGGCTCCCTCACTCACCTTCATGGGCATATCAGACCAGCAATAAACAACAAACATGGCACAGGCTTGCCACCAATGGTAGATGGTGAAGATGAAGTCCTGCCGTTCTTTGTCTTCATAAAGCATTCCCAGAAGTGCTACAGGAAAGGAATGATACATCATCATAATTGTGAGACTAGATTtttctttcgctctctctctttttattcccATCAGCAATCCAACTCTAGCTGGCTGGAAAGTTAAGaggattggggggtggggggatctgGCTAACAAGAAAGCACCCCAATGTGGAAACCACTGATAAATAATCTATCTTTTTCTGTtagtgttgcttgtatctttaaaatttatattgttttatttgtttcctagtatagtttgattgcttattagtaacatgactatcactaaatgttgtatcttatgattcttgatgaatgtatgctattttatttttctttttgtacactcagagtatatgcaccaaagacaaattccttgtgtgtccaatcacacttggccaataaagaattctattctattctattatgttctgttctAGTGAGGTTGTTCGAGTGAGAAACAATTCAAAAAGATTTGTTGGTTCCAGGAGAGGAACACGTGACATGGAGCAATTTTATTTACTTACTGCTGAGCCCTGTCTTGTTGAGGGCACTGCCAAGGCCCCAGAAAGCGGCCACCAGGTAGATTATGGGTGCTTCAGCTAAATTTTTGGCTTGAGGCTCCCAGCAGAAGAGGGCAATCAAGATGATGGCATGAATAGAAGCTCCAGTAAGGAGGGGGACTTGACGAGGCAGCCTCAGCATAGTTAGTACCAGAGTAGAGCCAACAGCAGATGAGAGTCCATAAGCAGTGAGAATATAAGCCATGTGTTCCAGGCCGATAGAACAGACACCATAGTTCTGTAACAGATAAGGAAAGAAAGCTTCAGCTTACAGACCTCATTGTGGGCTCAGTCCCTCCTATCTGAGAAGCTTACACCTACCAAAGTAAAGCCAGTGCAAAGGAAGAGCACTTCAAAGCCACTgtagatgaagaagaggaggaggcagcgcAGACGATAATCTCGCATGTGCTTGAAAGGAAGCTGGAAGATGTTGCCCCATCCAATGTTACGCAGGTCAATCTCCTCCGTGGGGCGATAAGCAGAGCCACAAAGAAACAGCACCTGTGGAAACAAAAGGCCATTTGGGTATGGCAAGGACAGGGAAGAAGGTAGGTCTCTTGACTTTCTCCCACTTTCCCCATATCAGTGAAAGCAAAAGCTTTGGATCAGGGAAATATATTTTAGATCATGTTGCTCATATTGAGTAAATCTGTCTAAATAGTAGAGATCACAGAATGAACACACCCAAAATGGAGCCAGTATTTTCAATGGTAAACCTATCCTCCGGTTTAACTCCATCCTTTTGTAAGCAAAAAAGAGAAGTACATTATTTCTGCTCATCTTTACAACTGTAATgcggatagtccttgacttacaactacaattgagcccaaaatttctgttgctaagtgagacatttgttaagtgagttttgccccattttagacctttattgccacagttggcaaattagtaacctggctgttaagtaaatctggtttctgcattgattttgcttgtcagaaagttgcaaaaggtgatcacttaACCTTGGGGCACagtaatggttgtaagtatgaaccagttgtcaatgACAATATGATCATGGgtatgctgcaaaggtcataagtgtgaaaaactgtcatgcgtcacatttttcagtgcccttgtaatttgaatgctcactaattgaaccgtcataagtcaaggactaccaccCGTATAGATTAATATATTACTGGACAATTTACAACCTAGTTATTTTTGTCATGGTGCAGCAGCATAGCTGCATGTTAGTGTAGGTGTCCATGTTTATATATATCCTCCTACAGGTGTGTAATGCCTTGGGGATCAGAAGTTGCTAACCCATGCAAAACAGCAACCTGTTGCTCAACCAGCACTTTTGATTATTCCAGATGGGAATGAGGCTATCTTATAGAAGGCAATTCCACTATCTAAAAATAGAAAGTTAGCAAACCCCTATTATTGATTTTTAATGCTGTACACCGCCTGAAGTCACCATGTGGaagttgggtggccatataaatctattaaataaataaatctttgcaGTACATACCATAAGCATGGAGAGGAAGGCTACTCCCATCAGCACACTCTCCACTATGATGAGCTCACTGCTGCGAGGCAATTTATGGAGAACTGTGGTGTTGAACCCAACGAGAATCCCGTGGCTTGCAGCCCCTAGAAAAGAGAGAGATCTTGGGTTACGGTAAGTGGAGGCCCCAGTTAGACAAGCAGTGGAGAAGAGAATGAGATAGAGCTACAAGTGATTAAAACTTCCCAAGGGAAAAGCCAATTATGTTTCAGCCTGGCCAAATTATAGCAGCCCTCTTAGCTACTCACCACAAGTCTTGACATTGGAAAGTGTGTGGTTCAGCTCGAAGAGATAGTTCttcaagaagaaaaacatgggaaACTGGGCAGAGACAAAGCTCAACTGGAAAACAGGAATGGAAGAAACTGTCAGCTTCATTAGTGGtgggagaaaagaaaattaaaagccaCACAAAGGACCTTTCCGAAATGTTGAGTTTAGCAATAGAGCTGTCATTTCTCAGTTGACAAGATAGCATAGGGTGCTATCTACCATCTCTTCCTCCCCAAACCCACTAGGTTGTCTTGGCAGAGTTCTTACAAAGAAGAAGCCATAGAAGACAGCCTCGAAGGTAATGATGTAGGAATTGTAGGCCCCACGTGGTGCTCGTTTCTGCTCCTGGACATGTTCCAGCTTGTAGTTCACATATTCATAGTATTTCTGTGCCATCCTGTTGGAATAGAGGTGCAGAAAAAGAGGTTATGGGTTTACCTGGTAGGACCAAATGTAGTTTCCCTTTCCCAGGAGACTGCTGAAAAAGCCTAAGCTAAACTGTATACAGCTCCTTCACTTGGGAGTAGCCATGAATTGCTTACACAGAGCAGAAGCAGCCAaagtagaggtggtattcatcaggttctgaccagttatggagaaccAGTACTGGAAAATTTTgactggttcagagaaccagtaaataccacttctgactggtcctgcccccatccattcgctgcctctcgagtcccagctgatcgggagggaatggagattttacagtatccttcccctgccatgcccgccaaccacacccaccaagccaagccacgctcacagaaccggtagtaaaaaatgttgaatcccaccactgatccaaagaGTTGGCAATTTATTTCCCCCTACCACCATTTATAGAATACCTAGGTCAGTCTGGGAAACAGTACCACAGAGGAGACCTATCAAGCTGGCAGAAAGTTGAATAAATATGATAAAGCCAGCCTTGTAGCTCCTGCCCAGACCAATCTTTGCAATCTGGCTCACCTGAGGATGTAGTTGCCCAGAGATGCCCAAAGAGGTACAATGGCAGCCCCAATTGCCACCGCAGATGGTACCAAGGTATAGTAGCGCTCCCAGTAGTTAGTGGAGACAAAAAGTGCGTAGATGCCCACTGCCAAGAACAGCATCCACTTAGTGCCAAAAAATCTGGAAAGATAAAAGAGAGGGGCCTGGATTCTGCATATTGTGAATGTCTGGCTTTAGAGCTTTTAAAGTTCTAAAACCACAGTTCAAAgaatacatgggggggggggagaagaaagaaaattgatCCAGTGCAGAGCTTTACCTGATAAATATTGGAGTATAGAGAAATGCGGCAAGGGGTGTGACGCTGATGCCCAGCAGCATTTTGCTATCAATATTCTGTAGCCCAAGGTTGCTATATTTCACCTCCCGGTAGGTCTCATCATAATGTAAGATGAGCTGCATCTGAAGCAGGCCTGTGGAAGACAACATGGAAACTCAAGGATTAATCCTTTTTGACCTTGGTCTGTCATTCAGCTGCTGTCTTCAGACCTGTGTTCCTCCATTGCAGTAAACCACAAATTATGGTTTACAAATCACAAAGACTCAGTTTTCACAGCATATCAATCCCAAACCAAGCAAGCCAA
Encoded here:
- the UNC93B1 gene encoding protein unc-93 homolog B1, translated to MEEGGNIYEEPREGGGPPEGREIDDVMNGPVRNGANVQLEDFVGAHAEYNEEEEERKYFRRKRLGVVKNLLAASIAGMLTYGVFLGLLQMQLILHYDETYREVKYSNLGLQNIDSKMLLGISVTPLAAFLYTPIFIRFFGTKWMLFLAVGIYALFVSTNYWERYYTLVPSAVAIGAAIVPLWASLGNYILRMAQKYYEYVNYKLEHVQEQKRAPRGAYNSYIITFEAVFYGFFFLSFVSAQFPMFFFLKNYLFELNHTLSNVKTCGAASHGILVGFNTTVLHKLPRSSELIIVESVLMGVAFLSMLMVLFLCGSAYRPTEEIDLRNIGWGNIFQLPFKHMRDYRLRCLLLFFIYSGFEVLFLCTGFTLNYGVCSIGLEHMAYILTAYGLSSAVGSTLVLTMLRLPRQVPLLTGASIHAIILIALFCWEPQAKNLAEAPIIYLVAAFWGLGSALNKTGLSTLLGMLYEDKERQDFIFTIYHWWQACAMFVVYCWSDMPMKAKLSILLVTLVAAVFFYVWMERKISQSVPHRLPKIPKPRHKVRGYRYLEEENSDATDSEKEEEEGEQREAEAEGNEPDGSPYCPRRRRQHAYGEAFAEEVGDIRG